The following DNA comes from Oxobacter pfennigii.
AAAAAAATTCGGGAAACAAGATGCAGCAATTATGTATACAATGCTTTCAAATAGAAAATATGATAAAGCTTATGAAATGTTTTACCAATGCTATAGTGAGGATAGTATTAGCAATGTCATATTTTCTGTCATTTCTGCTATATGCAGTAATAACACGGATAATATGCTTGAATTGGCTAAGAAAGTAGGGCCATCATTCAAGAGGATACTAGATAATTATTCCGAAAATAATCTAACGGAATTTATATATGAAGACAAAGAAGACTACATTATGGTATTGGATGAACTTATTACATTAAATGAACATGAGGTATTAAATAAATATGTGGGATTAAAGAGATATTTTAAAAAAGATATCTCCTTGGATATCGGTAATGTTTTAAAAGCAAATGGATTGTTTAATTTTGCAATAGAAGAGTATCAATACTACATTAAAAATAATAGCAATGATAATAAATACAAGGGGGGTATATTAGCTTCGTTGGGATATAGCTATTATAGATTAAAGGATACTAACAATGCAATAATCTATTTCGAAAAAGCATTAAATATGAACACACCTTCGAGTTATAATATAAATGAAATACTTTCCTATGTAAACTGGTCAATTGAAAAGATAAATAATAAAGAAATAGTTGATAAGTTAAAAACATTAAAAAGTAAATGCGAGATTTTGATTCAGAATATTCAATTTCGTTAGAAGTTTAAATGAATTAACTTCGACAATAAATAATAATATTGTCGAAGTTAATTTTTTATAAAACCTAATTATATTAAGAATTATACCGAAATATAGGTATAAGGCTTTTTTGCATTCATGTGAATGTAAAAAATAATTGTCGAAGAATGGAGAATATAAATAATACTCTTTAAAGTTATGTTTGAAGATTGGCAGGGAGAATGAAGGAAAATGAGAAAATACCACCAGCAACAGATATTAGAATTACTTCGAACAATTAAAGAAGCACAACGTTCGGGTTTATATGAGGACTGTAAAGAAGGAGCGAGCGCTGTTTGTAATTTTATTGAGAAAATGGAGGGTAAGGGTACGCAAACAGTTGTACTGTTACAAGAATATTGCGAATTGCTGTTCAAGGCAAACAATAGGAGAATTGGAGAAGATGTACTTCATAAATATTTAAAAAAAATTGAGAGTTATGTCAGAGATGAGTTGAAACCAAATAAAATTGAGGTTGTATTCTTCCCTTATCAGTTGTCTATGTGGGATTCATTTGAAAGCATTTACTTGACTGCAAAATCTGACCCGAGCTGCAATGCTTATTGCGTACCAATTCCTTGGTTTGAAAAAAATGCCGACGGCACTGTTTTTGCCGCGCACTACGATGGTGATAAATATCCGTCGAACATAGAGGTTATAGATTGGCGCAAATATGATGTTGCGGCTCGTCATCCCGAAGTTATTTTTATACATAATCCATATGACGGTAACAATTATGTAACAACTGTTCATCCCAATTATTACAGCAATAGACTGAAAGATTTTACCGATTTGCTTGTATATATTTCATATGGTGTGTCGTACAATCACTTGAGCAACCCACAAAAATATACGGATCCGGAAAAACGCATTATATTACCTTTTTATTTAAACTGCGATTTAATGTTATTCCATCAACGCGAGCAAGCAGAACGTACAAAATATATTCTCTCAACTGACTTGCGCTGTAAAAACATACAATACAGGCAACCGCAAGAAGAAAGAGCAGTTGCGCTAGGGAGTCCGAAATTCGATAAAGTCATTAGCACGATACGTGAGAATTGTGTTCTGCCTGATGATTGGGCAACGCTTATAAATGACAAAAAAATACTGCTGTTTTGTACAAGCCTGTCAAGTATGCTTAATCTGAAAAATGGTGGAGAGAAATATTTGGATAAATTGCGGACGACTTTTAAAGCTCTAACTAATCGTGATGATATTGCGTTGTGGTGGAGACCGCATCCGCTTATGAGCAGTACTTTTCGCTCAATGCGCCGAAGTTTACTTGACAATTACTTAGAAATAGAAAATGAATTCAAAGAAAACAAAATAGGTGTTTTTGATGATACGCCGGATTTGCACAGAGCCATAGCTTGGAGTGATGGTCTTCTTACCGATAAGAGTTCCATTATGTTTATGTATTTGGCAACGGGGAAGCCGTTTTCGATAAATGCCGTTGATTGTGCGTTAGATAATCCAAAACACAGTAATTCGGTTACTTTTGACGAACAATTATCTCAGCGCATAAAAAATATGAAATTCGCAAAGGGGGCAAATGTCCACAACACACCGTTCTGCATTTGGTGGGACAATTTTTCCGAAGAGGATATGGTCAATAATACTCATTTTGATAACTTTTTAGATAATTTTATCCATTACATTACGCATACGGAAGAATATCCGGAATCAGAGGAATACAGGCTGCTGCAGTTGCAGATATATGAAGATTTTGTCGTAAATCCCGACGGTACGGCCGGATATGAAATTTACAATTACTGCAAGAAAAAAACGTTAGGAGGATAATAGATTGAAAGTTGTAATTCTTGCTGGTGGGTACGGCACTCGCTTATCCGAGGAAACGCGTGTTTTACCGAAACCTATGATAGAAATCGGCGGAATGCCTATCCTTTGGCATATAATGAAATATTACTATTCGTTTGGTCATAAGGAATTCATCATTTGCCTTGGGTACAAAGGCTATATTATAAAAGAATATTTTTATAACTATTGGCTGCGATCGTCCGATATCACCCTCAGAACCTTGGCAAGCGGAAATGACATAAAAGTTGTTCATAGTGCTGTTGAAGACTGGTCTATCACACTTGCGGATACAGGTCATGACGTGCAAACCGGACTTAGAATCAAGAATATTGAGAAGTATATCGGCAACGATAGTTTTATGCTTACATATGGCGACGGGGTGAGTGACGTTGACTTGAATGCATTGGTTGAGCAGCACAAAAACACCAACAATGTTGTTACAATAACGGCTATACAACCGCAGGGGCGTTTCGGAGAGGTTGACTTTGACGGAAATAAAAGGGTATCTGCTTTCAACGAAAAAAGGAAAAGCAAATATATAAATGCCGGATTTATGGTCGCTGAACCTGAATTGTTCAAGTATCTTGGTAAGAATGAACCGTTAGAATTCGCCCCTTTCGAAGCAATTGTCCGTGACGGCAAGCTCGGCGTATATCCGCATGAGGGATTTTGGAAGTGCATGGACACCCTCAGTGATTTGAATATTCTTGAGAGGATATGGAATGGGAAAAACGTTCCGTGGAAAGTATGGGAATAACGAAAATAAGTGTTATTATGTTGACCTATAACCGTGAAGCTTTTGTGCCGCGAGCCATTGAGAGCGTGCTCGCACAGACTCTCATCGACTTCGAGTTTATTATAATTGATAACGGCAGTACGGATAGCAGTGGGAAAATTGCAGATGACTACTCAAAGAAAGATAGCCGCATTAGGGTTATTCACCGTACAGGCGGTAATATCGGCAGCGGAAGAAATGCGGGTCTCGATATTGCAAGCGGTGACTATATAGCATTTATCGATGATGATGATTATTGTGAGACGGATTTTTTAGAGTTTCTGTACAACCTTGCAAAGACTCACAATGCTGATATTGCAACTTGCGGTTCTAGAAAGGAAGAAAACGGAAATGTATCTCCAAACGGCATTTATGAATATGATGAGCTGCATATAATGAGTACCGAAACCGCCATGGAAAACTTTATTTGGCGCAAACTTTATAACTGCGCTATGCCGACAAAGATGGTGAGGCGAGATTTGTTTAATAAAGGGACATTTTTGGAAACCGGTAAATATGACGATGTGTCAACGACTTATAAATATTTCGTCAACGCTAAAAGGGTTGTTGCTTATGGCTTGCCGAAATATACGTTTTACAGGCACGACGGTAACAATTCAAATGCTGCTACAAAGCACCATTTGCTGAACTCGGAGCAGTTGTTCGAGTATCTGAAAGCATATAATGAACGGACTTTATATATTGCCGAACATTTGCCTTCGCTGATTCCGCTCGCCAGATATAGTGAGTGGTCATATATGCTCAGTATGATTGAGAAAATCAATAAATTTAAACTGACCAACTGTAATGAACCGCTTGAATTTATGAAAAAAGAAATCCATAAAAATCTGGATGAGTTTCTTGGCGGCGGGTTTATATTAAAATTTGAAAAGGAATGGGTGAGCAGGTATTTATTATGAATTTAATTTTATCGAAAGTGACGCTTATCATTACAACACGTTGTAATTTACGATGCAAATTATGTTGTGAATATATCCCCACAAGCAAACCTTTCACAGATATGACAATCGAAGATGAAAGAAGAATACTTGACGCATTGTGTGAAACGGTTGACTGCGTGGATACTTTGCATTTATCGGGCGGCGGCGAGCCGTTTTTGCATCCGCAGCTTGCCGAAATGACAGAAACGGCATTTGAATTTTCTAACAAATTCAATAGATTTATGCTTTTTACAAACTGTACTGTTATGCCATCCGAAAAACTTATTGATGTTTTGAACAAGTATGGTGAAAGAATGATCGTTCAGGTTTCAAGATATGGTATAAATCCTGAAAAGGAGGAAGCCGTTATCAAGCAATTACAACAAGTCGGAGCAAAGCTCAAAATTGAAAAATATCATGGCGAAAACCAATCGTTCGGCGGTTGGGTAGACTTCGGCGAATGGAAAGCTCACGGACGAGCAGAAAGTGAGCTGACAGATATTTTTCACAACTGTGCCGTTACTCGCGATATGTGCGGCAATTGGCGAACAAGAGACGGAAAACTTCACTGGTGTTCACGCTCTCAACGTGGTCATGAGCTTGGCTTGATTCCCGATTTTAAAAATGATTATATCGATTTGTTTGATATAAGTACATCAAGAGAAGATAAAAGAAGCAAAATACGCTCAATCATTGAAGCTAATTACTTGTATGCCTGCGATTACTGCTCAGGACATCAGGGAACAAACGATATAAGTTTAAGATTTCCGGCTGCGGAACAATTGAAATAAACGAAACTATGCTAATATTAACATTTTTCAAACTGAGGTGTAATAATGAACAATAATAAACTTACAATTCAAAGAATTTCATTGCATACGCATTTCATTTGTAATCTGAAATGTAGAGATTGTTGCGTTCGTGCCGTTGAATATGAAAAACCATATAACCCAACTCCCGAATTCCTAATTTCCGAGATAGATAAATTGTTTTCTATTATAGATGGAATAAATTATTTTGCCATTGAGGGCGGCGAACCTTTACTATATAAAGGATTACCGGCAGTTCTTAACCATATTTTGAAATATTTAGATAGAATTAATATTGAAGTCCCTTTAATCACGAATGGCGGTTTTATTCCGGATGAGAAACTGTTGTTTGTATTAAGTCGATTTGAAAATAAAATACATATTATTGTTGATGATTATGGTCCAGGAAAATCGTCAAAAGTCAATGAGATATCAGCGCTGTTAAAAATCAAAAATATACGCTGCACTATAAAAGATTATTCTCAAAATTTATATTTTGGTGGTTGGGTTGATTTATATGGCGATTATGACAAAAAACGCACGAAGAAGGAGAGCAAGGATTTATTTCAAAAATGTGCTTGGGCGCAAAAGCTAATGGGGGTCGTCGAAGTAATAGGTGGTTGTCTGTTTTTTTGCCCTTCTGTTCGTATATTTAATGAACACGGTTTTGATACAAGCGACGGGTGGATTGATATGTACGATACCTCTGCTTCAAATAAAGACAAAAAAGAAATAATCAAAGGTTGGTATGAAAAGGATTGTTTTAATGCTTGTATGTATTGTAACGGAATACATGATGAAAGCGAACGTTTTGTTCCGGCAATTCAACTTACTCCTGAAGAACTTAAAAAAATACGAGTTAACAAAAACATATATAGGGAGCAATTATAATGTTGTCAAAAAAAATTATTATTGAAACTCACGCATACAATGCATCTAAAACTATTGAGCGAACAATACAATCGGTTTTGGCACAGACTCACCAAAATTGGGAGTGGCACTTATTCGAGAATGGGAGTACCGATGACGGCGCAACTTGGGAAATTATTCAAAAATATGCCGCAAAAGAACCGCGTATTAAAACATATCAGTGTGTTTACAACAATCCTTTAAATACATATCTGTTTTTGGCACGTGAAGCGGGTTTAAAGCAAAACATTAATAACTATTTTACTTACATTTGTGCCGATGATACTTTTGAACCTGAATTTATGTC
Coding sequences within:
- a CDS encoding radical SAM protein, which produces MNNNKLTIQRISLHTHFICNLKCRDCCVRAVEYEKPYNPTPEFLISEIDKLFSIIDGINYFAIEGGEPLLYKGLPAVLNHILKYLDRINIEVPLITNGGFIPDEKLLFVLSRFENKIHIIVDDYGPGKSSKVNEISALLKIKNIRCTIKDYSQNLYFGGWVDLYGDYDKKRTKKESKDLFQKCAWAQKLMGVVEVIGGCLFFCPSVRIFNEHGFDTSDGWIDMYDTSASNKDKKEIIKGWYEKDCFNACMYCNGIHDESERFVPAIQLTPEELKKIRVNKNIYREQL
- a CDS encoding radical SAM protein, with product MNLILSKVTLIITTRCNLRCKLCCEYIPTSKPFTDMTIEDERRILDALCETVDCVDTLHLSGGGEPFLHPQLAEMTETAFEFSNKFNRFMLFTNCTVMPSEKLIDVLNKYGERMIVQVSRYGINPEKEEAVIKQLQQVGAKLKIEKYHGENQSFGGWVDFGEWKAHGRAESELTDIFHNCAVTRDMCGNWRTRDGKLHWCSRSQRGHELGLIPDFKNDYIDLFDISTSREDKRSKIRSIIEANYLYACDYCSGHQGTNDISLRFPAAEQLK
- a CDS encoding CDP-glycerol glycerophosphotransferase family protein yields the protein MRKYHQQQILELLRTIKEAQRSGLYEDCKEGASAVCNFIEKMEGKGTQTVVLLQEYCELLFKANNRRIGEDVLHKYLKKIESYVRDELKPNKIEVVFFPYQLSMWDSFESIYLTAKSDPSCNAYCVPIPWFEKNADGTVFAAHYDGDKYPSNIEVIDWRKYDVAARHPEVIFIHNPYDGNNYVTTVHPNYYSNRLKDFTDLLVYISYGVSYNHLSNPQKYTDPEKRIILPFYLNCDLMLFHQREQAERTKYILSTDLRCKNIQYRQPQEERAVALGSPKFDKVISTIRENCVLPDDWATLINDKKILLFCTSLSSMLNLKNGGEKYLDKLRTTFKALTNRDDIALWWRPHPLMSSTFRSMRRSLLDNYLEIENEFKENKIGVFDDTPDLHRAIAWSDGLLTDKSSIMFMYLATGKPFSINAVDCALDNPKHSNSVTFDEQLSQRIKNMKFAKGANVHNTPFCIWWDNFSEEDMVNNTHFDNFLDNFIHYITHTEEYPESEEYRLLQLQIYEDFVVNPDGTAGYEIYNYCKKKTLGG
- a CDS encoding glycosyltransferase family 2 protein, coding for MLTYNREAFVPRAIESVLAQTLIDFEFIIIDNGSTDSSGKIADDYSKKDSRIRVIHRTGGNIGSGRNAGLDIASGDYIAFIDDDDYCETDFLEFLYNLAKTHNADIATCGSRKEENGNVSPNGIYEYDELHIMSTETAMENFIWRKLYNCAMPTKMVRRDLFNKGTFLETGKYDDVSTTYKYFVNAKRVVAYGLPKYTFYRHDGNNSNAATKHHLLNSEQLFEYLKAYNERTLYIAEHLPSLIPLARYSEWSYMLSMIEKINKFKLTNCNEPLEFMKKEIHKNLDEFLGGGFILKFEKEWVSRYLL
- the rfbF gene encoding glucose-1-phosphate cytidylyltransferase, producing MKVVILAGGYGTRLSEETRVLPKPMIEIGGMPILWHIMKYYYSFGHKEFIICLGYKGYIIKEYFYNYWLRSSDITLRTLASGNDIKVVHSAVEDWSITLADTGHDVQTGLRIKNIEKYIGNDSFMLTYGDGVSDVDLNALVEQHKNTNNVVTITAIQPQGRFGEVDFDGNKRVSAFNEKRKSKYINAGFMVAEPELFKYLGKNEPLEFAPFEAIVRDGKLGVYPHEGFWKCMDTLSDLNILERIWNGKNVPWKVWE